One genomic segment of Pseudomonas sp. RU47 includes these proteins:
- a CDS encoding ABC transporter permease, producing MLLSLEPRGQQSRLMLWCSPLLAAALTLGCGSLLFIALGHDPLQTLHTLLIAPVSDLYGVSELLVKALPILLCALGLAVAYQARIWNIGAEGQLLLGALAGSALAVNIIGMQSRWALVFILLTGTVAGAAWAGLTAWLRTRFNANEILTSIMLNYIALNLLLFCVHGPLKDPAGFNFPESAMFGDASRLPLLMEDGRVHAGVYFALLALVAVWVLLQKSFVGFQIKVLGLDKRAAGFVGFREKRLIWLALLISGGLAGLAGVCEVTGPIGQLVPQVSPGYGYAAITVAFLGRLNPIGILFSSLLMALLYIGGESAQMTMNLPQAITQLFQGMMLFFLLACDVLILYRPRLNLRWVKRTSTTAVTAGAL from the coding sequence ATGCTGCTTTCCCTCGAACCCCGTGGCCAGCAATCGCGCCTGATGCTGTGGTGCTCGCCGTTACTGGCGGCGGCGCTGACGCTTGGCTGCGGCTCGCTGCTGTTTATCGCCCTCGGTCACGACCCGCTGCAAACCTTGCACACGCTGCTGATCGCACCGGTCAGCGACTTGTATGGCGTCTCCGAATTACTGGTCAAGGCGCTGCCGATTCTGCTCTGCGCACTGGGCTTGGCGGTGGCCTATCAGGCGCGGATCTGGAACATCGGCGCCGAAGGTCAATTGCTCCTCGGCGCACTCGCCGGCAGTGCCTTGGCGGTGAACATCATCGGCATGCAAAGCCGTTGGGCGCTGGTATTTATTCTGCTCACCGGCACCGTCGCCGGCGCGGCGTGGGCTGGGCTCACCGCGTGGTTGCGCACGCGCTTCAACGCCAATGAAATCCTCACCAGCATCATGCTCAATTACATCGCCCTGAACCTGTTGCTGTTCTGCGTGCATGGGCCGTTGAAGGATCCCGCCGGTTTCAACTTTCCCGAGTCGGCGATGTTCGGCGACGCCAGTCGTTTGCCGCTGCTGATGGAGGATGGCCGCGTGCATGCCGGGGTGTATTTCGCCCTGCTCGCATTGGTCGCGGTGTGGGTGTTGTTGCAGAAAAGCTTTGTCGGTTTCCAAATTAAAGTGCTCGGACTGGACAAGCGTGCGGCGGGGTTTGTCGGCTTTCGCGAGAAGCGTTTGATCTGGCTGGCGCTGTTGATCAGTGGCGGATTGGCCGGGCTGGCGGGTGTCTGCGAAGTGACCGGGCCCATCGGCCAATTGGTGCCGCAGGTGTCACCGGGGTATGGCTATGCGGCGATTACTGTGGCGTTTCTTGGGCGTCTGAATCCGATCGGGATTCTGTTTTCGAGTCTGTTGATGGCGCTGCTGTACATCGGTGGCGAGAGCGCGCAAATGACGATGAACCTGCCGCAAGCGATCACCCAGTTGTTTCAGGGAATGATGCTGTTTTTCCTGCTTGCCTGTGACGTGCTGATCCTCTATCGGCCACGCCTGAACCTGCGCTGGGTGAAGCGCACGTCGACCACCGCCGTAACTGCCGGAGCGCTGTGA
- a CDS encoding ABC transporter ATP-binding protein, which produces MPIAPPIARLQLRHISKRYPGCLANDAIDLSIAPGEIHALLGENGAGKSTLMKIIYGVTQADSGEMLWQGQRVNIRNPAQARQLGIGMVFQHFSLFETLSVAQNIALAMGAAAGTPKQLEPKIRQVSRRYGMALEPERLVHSLSIGERQRVEIIRCLMQDIRLLILDEPTSVLTPQEAEELFITLRRLAAEGCSILFISHKLGEVRALCHSATVLRGGRVAGHCVPAECSDQQLAQMMVGEAAALIGDYPKVSGGTAFLRVSELSWHNPDPFGCSLKDIDLEVRGGEIVGIAGVAGNGQDELLALLSGEQILRRAEAATIRFAEQHVADLRPDARRKLGLAFVPAERLGHGAVPELSLADNALLTAFQQGLVSNGLIDRGKVEALAQQIIQRFGVKTPDTQTAARSLSGGNLQKFILGREILQQPKLLIAAHPTWGVDVGAAATIHRALIALRDAGAAILVISEDLDELFQISDRLGALCGGRLSALHNTGDTQLSDVGGWMAGQFDHAPSAATV; this is translated from the coding sequence ATGCCAATCGCTCCTCCCATTGCGCGCTTGCAACTGCGCCATATCAGCAAACGCTATCCCGGTTGTCTGGCCAATGACGCCATCGACCTGAGCATCGCACCCGGGGAAATCCATGCCCTGCTCGGTGAAAACGGTGCGGGCAAAAGCACCCTGATGAAGATCATCTACGGCGTTACCCAGGCCGATTCGGGCGAGATGCTCTGGCAGGGTCAACGGGTCAACATCCGCAACCCAGCGCAGGCGCGGCAGCTGGGCATCGGCATGGTGTTCCAGCATTTCTCACTGTTCGAAACCCTCAGCGTGGCGCAGAACATTGCGCTGGCGATGGGCGCTGCGGCCGGCACACCGAAGCAACTGGAGCCGAAAATTCGCCAAGTGTCGCGTCGCTACGGTATGGCGCTGGAACCGGAAAGACTTGTCCACAGCCTGTCGATCGGCGAGCGGCAACGAGTGGAGATTATTCGCTGCCTGATGCAGGACATTCGCCTGTTGATTCTCGACGAACCGACTTCGGTGCTGACGCCGCAGGAGGCCGAGGAATTGTTCATTACCCTACGTCGCCTCGCTGCCGAAGGCTGCAGCATTCTGTTTATCAGCCACAAACTCGGCGAAGTACGGGCGCTGTGTCACAGCGCGACGGTTTTGCGCGGCGGGCGCGTCGCCGGGCATTGCGTGCCGGCCGAATGCTCCGATCAGCAGTTGGCGCAAATGATGGTTGGCGAAGCGGCGGCGTTGATTGGCGACTATCCGAAGGTCAGCGGCGGTACGGCGTTTTTGCGGGTGAGCGAATTGAGTTGGCACAACCCGGACCCGTTTGGCTGCTCGCTGAAAGACATCGACCTGGAAGTGCGCGGCGGTGAAATCGTCGGCATCGCCGGGGTCGCCGGTAATGGTCAGGATGAGTTGCTTGCGCTGCTCAGCGGCGAGCAAATCCTGCGTCGCGCCGAAGCGGCAACTATTCGATTCGCGGAGCAACATGTCGCCGACCTGCGCCCGGATGCGCGACGCAAACTGGGCCTGGCATTCGTGCCCGCCGAGCGTCTCGGTCATGGCGCGGTGCCGGAATTGAGTCTGGCCGATAACGCCCTGCTCACCGCTTTCCAGCAAGGCTTGGTCAGCAACGGTTTGATCGATCGCGGCAAAGTCGAAGCCCTCGCCCAACAGATCATTCAGCGCTTCGGCGTGAAAACCCCGGACACGCAAACTGCCGCGCGCAGTTTGTCCGGCGGCAATCTGCAGAAATTCATCCTCGGCCGGGAAATCCTTCAGCAACCGAAACTGCTGATCGCCGCGCACCCGACCTGGGGCGTCGACGTCGGCGCCGCCGCGACTATCCACCGGGCACTGATCGCGTTGCGCGATGCCGGCGCGGCAATTCTGGTGATTTCCGAAGACCTCGACGAACTGTTCCAGATCAGCGATCGCCTCGGTGCGTTGTGCGGTGGACGTTTGTCGGCGTTGCACAACACCGGCGATACCCAACTCAGCGATGTCGGCGGCTGGATGGCCGGCCAGTTCGACCACGCACCTTCAGCCGCCACGGTTTAA
- a CDS encoding IMPACT family protein, with amino-acid sequence MPFTLSGFCEYREEIRKSRFITFATPIGSPAEALAFFEQHSDFNASHNCWAWKLGDQYRSNDDGEPGGTAGRPILAAIEAQDCDQVAVLVIRWYGGIQLGTGGLARAYGGGANKCLQTAAKVELISRVPLSCACGFAELALVKLRVADLGGLVVEENFTANGVELKLAVGEAQIELLQSQLADLSRGRILLLR; translated from the coding sequence ATGCCTTTCACCCTCAGCGGTTTTTGCGAGTACCGCGAAGAGATTCGCAAAAGCCGCTTTATCACCTTCGCCACGCCGATCGGCAGCCCTGCCGAGGCGCTGGCGTTCTTCGAGCAACACAGCGACTTCAATGCCTCGCACAATTGCTGGGCGTGGAAGCTCGGCGATCAATATCGCAGCAATGACGACGGCGAGCCGGGCGGCACGGCGGGTCGGCCGATTCTCGCGGCAATTGAGGCGCAGGATTGCGATCAGGTCGCGGTGCTGGTGATTCGTTGGTACGGCGGCATTCAACTCGGTACCGGCGGTTTGGCCCGAGCCTATGGCGGTGGCGCGAACAAGTGCCTGCAAACGGCGGCGAAGGTTGAGTTGATCAGTCGGGTGCCGTTGAGTTGCGCTTGCGGGTTTGCCGAGTTGGCGTTGGTGAAGTTGCGCGTTGCCGATCTGGGTGGGTTGGTGGTGGAGGAGAACTTTACCGCCAATGGCGTTGAGTTGAAGTTGGCGGTGGGTGAGGCGCAGATCGAGTTGTTACAAAGCCAGTTGGCAGATTTGAGCCGTGGGCGGATTTTGTTGCTACGGTGA
- a CDS encoding TetR/AcrR family transcriptional regulator — translation MTFEVPAHGGKPASRIRQKNEETILKAAEDEFARHGYKGTSMNTIAQNAGLPKANLHYYFTNKLGLYVAVLSNIIELWDSTFNTLTAEDDPAEALTRYIRAKMEFSRRQPQASRIFAMEVISGGECLTEYFNQDYRAWFTGRAAVFQAWIDAGKMDAVDPVHLIFLLWGSTQHYADFATQICRVSGRSKLTKQDMEDAGNNLIRIILKGCGLTPPL, via the coding sequence ATGACCTTTGAAGTCCCAGCCCATGGCGGCAAACCCGCCAGCCGCATTCGTCAGAAAAACGAAGAGACCATCCTCAAAGCCGCCGAAGACGAGTTCGCCCGTCACGGGTACAAAGGCACCAGCATGAACACCATCGCGCAGAATGCCGGGTTGCCCAAGGCGAACCTGCATTACTACTTCACCAACAAACTCGGTTTGTACGTGGCGGTGTTGAGCAACATCATCGAGCTGTGGGACAGCACCTTCAACACGCTAACGGCCGAGGACGATCCAGCCGAAGCGCTGACCCGGTACATTCGCGCCAAGATGGAGTTCTCCCGCCGTCAGCCGCAGGCCTCGCGAATCTTTGCGATGGAAGTGATCAGCGGTGGTGAATGCCTGACCGAGTATTTCAATCAGGATTACCGCGCCTGGTTCACTGGCCGTGCGGCGGTGTTTCAGGCGTGGATCGATGCGGGCAAAATGGACGCGGTCGATCCGGTGCACCTGATCTTCCTGTTGTGGGGCAGCACCCAGCACTATGCCGACTTTGCGACGCAGATCTGTCGCGTCAGCGGTCGCAGCAAGCTGACCAAGCAGGACATGGAAGACGCCGGCAACAACCTGATCCGCATCATTCTCAAAGGCTGCGGCCTCACTCCTCCTCTATAA
- a CDS encoding uracil-xanthine permease family protein produces the protein MQPDSEQSSDLIYGLNDRPKPLAATLAALQHVLASFVGIITPPLVIGSVLGLTAHLPYLISMALMVSGVGTFIQARRPFGIGAGMICLQGTSFAFLGAVLSAGFLVKQRGGSPEDILAMIFGVCFFGAIVQIVLSRFIGQLRRVVTPLVTGIVITLIGISLIKVGITDLGGGFNAPDFGAPGNLALGVFVLLTIILLNRSNTPWVRLSAIIIGLLLGSLAAWFSGKLVPQPLPDLPLVSFPTPFKFGFSFDWTAFLPVALIYLISTIETVGDLTANCMLARQPISGPSYISRLRGGVLGDGVSCMIAATFSAFPNTTFAQNNGVIQLTGVASRYVGLYIGAILFCLGMFPMIGAVLQQIPKPVLGGATLVMFGAVAAAGVRILAQSPLDRRSMLIIATSFGVGLGIAAQPNLLHLLPKLVQNLFDSAITSGGLTAIILCLLLPESKTEAAEAHAPLNKIEQA, from the coding sequence ATGCAGCCAGATTCCGAACAATCCAGCGACCTGATCTACGGCCTCAACGACCGCCCCAAACCACTCGCCGCAACTCTCGCGGCGCTGCAACACGTGCTCGCCAGTTTCGTCGGCATCATCACCCCGCCGCTGGTGATCGGTTCAGTATTGGGGCTGACCGCGCATTTGCCCTACCTGATCAGCATGGCGTTGATGGTCTCGGGCGTCGGCACCTTTATTCAGGCGCGGCGGCCGTTCGGCATCGGGGCGGGAATGATCTGTTTACAGGGCACCAGTTTCGCCTTTCTCGGTGCGGTGCTGTCGGCCGGTTTTCTGGTCAAGCAACGTGGCGGCAGCCCGGAAGACATTCTGGCGATGATCTTCGGCGTGTGCTTTTTCGGCGCAATCGTGCAGATCGTCCTCAGCCGCTTCATCGGTCAATTGCGTCGAGTCGTTACGCCGCTGGTGACCGGGATCGTCATCACCCTGATCGGTATCAGCCTGATCAAGGTCGGCATCACCGATCTGGGCGGTGGCTTCAATGCGCCGGATTTCGGTGCGCCGGGCAATCTGGCGCTGGGCGTGTTTGTGTTGCTGACGATCATTCTGCTCAACCGCTCGAACACGCCATGGGTGCGCTTGTCGGCAATCATCATCGGTTTGCTGCTCGGCAGCCTGGCCGCGTGGTTCAGTGGGAAACTGGTGCCGCAGCCTTTACCTGACTTGCCACTGGTGAGTTTTCCTACACCGTTCAAGTTTGGCTTCAGCTTCGACTGGACGGCTTTCCTGCCGGTCGCGCTGATTTATCTGATCAGCACCATCGAAACCGTCGGCGACCTCACCGCCAACTGCATGCTCGCCCGCCAACCGATCAGCGGCCCTTCTTATATAAGCCGCCTGCGCGGTGGCGTCCTCGGCGATGGCGTCAGTTGCATGATCGCCGCGACCTTCAGCGCCTTCCCCAACACCACGTTTGCGCAGAACAACGGCGTGATCCAGCTGACCGGCGTCGCCAGTCGTTACGTTGGTCTGTACATCGGCGCGATCCTGTTTTGTCTCGGTATGTTCCCAATGATCGGCGCGGTGCTGCAGCAGATTCCAAAACCGGTACTCGGTGGCGCGACCCTGGTGATGTTCGGCGCGGTGGCGGCTGCCGGCGTGCGCATCCTCGCGCAGTCGCCGCTGGATCGACGCAGCATGTTGATCATCGCCACATCGTTCGGCGTCGGCCTGGGCATTGCCGCGCAACCGAACCTGCTGCACCTGCTGCCAAAACTGGTGCAGAACCTGTTTGATTCGGCGATCACCAGCGGCGGCCTGACCGCCATCATCCTGTGCCTGTTGCTGCCGGAGTCGAAAACCGAGGCCGCTGAAGCGCACGCGCCGCTGAACAAGATCGAACAGGCGTAA
- a CDS encoding LysR family transcriptional regulator: protein MSSRRPDPLAQVSDFDIRLLRIFRSVVECGGFSAAETVLGIGRSAISQQMSDLEQRLGLRLCQRGRAGFSLTEEGREVYQSALQLLSALESFRTEVNGLHQHLRGELIIGLTDNLVTLPHMRITHALAQLKERGPDVQIQIRMIAPNEVEQGVLDGRLHVGVVPQASALSGLEYQPLYSERSLLYCAVGHPLFYVDDKQLDDERLNSQDAIAPTFRLPADIQAHYQALNCTASASDREGMAFLILTGRYIGYLPDHYASLWVQQGRLRALKSQTRFYDLSLASVTRKGRRPHLVLESFLESLAATR, encoded by the coding sequence ATGAGCAGCCGCCGTCCCGATCCGCTGGCCCAGGTCAGTGACTTTGATATTCGCCTGCTGCGGATTTTTCGCAGCGTGGTGGAGTGCGGCGGCTTCTCGGCGGCGGAAACCGTGCTCGGCATCGGTCGCTCGGCGATCAGTCAGCAGATGAGCGATCTGGAGCAGCGCCTCGGTTTGCGTCTGTGTCAGCGTGGGCGCGCGGGGTTTTCGCTGACCGAAGAAGGTCGCGAGGTGTATCAATCGGCGCTGCAACTATTAAGTGCGCTGGAAAGTTTCCGCACCGAGGTCAATGGCTTGCACCAGCATTTGCGTGGTGAGTTGATCATCGGCCTGACCGACAACCTCGTCACCCTCCCCCACATGCGCATTACCCACGCCCTCGCGCAGTTGAAGGAGCGCGGACCAGATGTGCAGATCCAGATCCGCATGATTGCGCCGAATGAAGTTGAGCAAGGCGTGCTCGATGGGCGTCTGCATGTTGGCGTGGTGCCGCAGGCCAGTGCGTTGTCGGGACTGGAATATCAGCCGTTGTACAGCGAGCGTTCGCTGCTTTATTGCGCGGTGGGGCATCCGTTGTTTTATGTCGATGACAAACAACTCGATGACGAACGCTTAAACAGTCAGGACGCGATTGCGCCGACGTTTCGGTTGCCGGCGGATATTCAGGCGCATTACCAGGCGCTCAATTGCACCGCCAGCGCTTCCGATCGAGAAGGCATGGCGTTTCTGATTCTGACCGGGCGCTACATTGGTTATCTGCCGGACCACTACGCCAGTCTCTGGGTACAGCAAGGTCGCTTGCGTGCGCTGAAATCGCAAACGCGTTTTTATGACTTGAGCCTCGCATCGGTCACGCGCAAGGGCCGGCGCCCTCATTTGGTGCTGGAAAGCTTTTTGGAGAGTCTGGCGGCGACGCGTTGA
- a CDS encoding aspartate aminotransferase family protein, with product MNMPENAPSPLASQLKLDAHWMPYTANRNFQRDPRLIVGAEGSWLIDDKGRKVYDSLSGLWTCGAGHTRKEIQEAVSKQLGTLDYSPGFQYGHPLSFQLAEKITELTPGNLNHVFFTDSGSECADTAVKMVRAYWRLKGQSTKTKMIGRARGYHGVNIAGTSLGGVNGNRKLFGQAMMDVDHLPHTLLASNAFSRGMPEQGGIALADELLKLIELHDASNIAAVFVEPMAGSAGVLVPPQGYLKRLREICDQHSILLVFDEVITGFGRTGNMFGADTFGVTPDLMCIAKQVTNGAIPMGAVIASSEIYQTFMNQPTPEYAVEFPHGYTYSAHPVACAAGLAALDLLQKENLVQSVAEVAPHFENALHGLKGSKNVIDIRNFGLAGAIQIAGRDGDAIVRPFEAGMALWKAGFYVRFGGDTLQFGPTFNSKPQDLDRLFDAVGEVLNKLD from the coding sequence ATGAACATGCCTGAAAACGCGCCGTCGCCACTGGCCAGCCAATTGAAGCTGGACGCGCACTGGATGCCGTACACCGCCAACCGTAACTTTCAGCGCGACCCGCGTTTGATCGTTGGTGCCGAAGGCAGCTGGCTGATCGACGACAAGGGCCGCAAGGTATATGACTCGCTGTCTGGCCTGTGGACTTGTGGCGCAGGCCACACTCGCAAGGAAATTCAGGAAGCGGTTTCCAAGCAGTTGGGCACCCTCGATTACTCGCCGGGCTTCCAGTACGGCCACCCGTTGTCGTTCCAGCTGGCCGAAAAAATCACCGAGCTGACTCCGGGCAACCTCAACCACGTGTTCTTCACTGACTCGGGTTCCGAGTGCGCCGACACCGCGGTGAAAATGGTCCGTGCCTACTGGCGCCTCAAAGGTCAGTCGACCAAAACCAAAATGATCGGCCGTGCCCGTGGTTACCACGGCGTGAACATCGCCGGCACCAGCCTTGGCGGCGTGAACGGCAACCGCAAGCTGTTCGGTCAGGCAATGATGGACGTTGATCACCTGCCGCACACGCTGCTGGCCAGCAACGCTTTCTCCCGTGGCATGCCGGAGCAGGGCGGTATCGCTTTGGCCGATGAGTTGCTGAAGCTGATCGAACTGCACGACGCTTCGAACATCGCCGCGGTATTCGTTGAGCCTATGGCCGGTTCCGCTGGCGTACTGGTGCCGCCGCAGGGTTACCTGAAACGTCTGCGCGAAATTTGCGATCAGCACAGCATTCTGTTGGTGTTCGACGAAGTGATCACCGGTTTCGGCCGTACCGGCAACATGTTCGGCGCCGACACCTTTGGCGTGACCCCGGACCTGATGTGCATCGCCAAGCAAGTCACCAACGGCGCGATCCCGATGGGCGCAGTGATTGCCAGCTCCGAGATCTACCAGACCTTCATGAATCAGCCGACCCCGGAATATGCCGTGGAATTTCCGCACGGTTACACCTACTCGGCACACCCGGTGGCTTGCGCTGCAGGCCTGGCAGCACTCGATCTGCTGCAAAAGGAAAACCTGGTGCAGAGCGTTGCCGAAGTCGCACCGCATTTCGAAAACGCGCTGCACGGTCTGAAAGGTTCGAAGAACGTTATCGACATCCGCAACTTCGGTCTGGCCGGTGCGATCCAGATTGCCGGGCGTGACGGCGACGCCATCGTGCGTCCGTTCGAGGCGGGCATGGCCCTGTGGAAAGCCGGGTTCTACGTACGCTTCGGCGGCGACACCCTGCAGTTCGGCCCAACCTTCAACAGCAAGCCGCAAGACCTCGATCGTCTGTTCGACGCGGTCGGCGAAGTGCTGAACAAGCTCGACTGA
- a CDS encoding CoA-acylating methylmalonate-semialdehyde dehydrogenase, which translates to MSVIPHLINGELVTENGRAVDVFNPSTGQAIHKLPLASQATIQKAIDAAKAAFPAWRNTPPAKRAQVMFRFKQLLEQNEARISQLISEEHGKTLEDAAGELKRGIENVEFACAAPEILKGEYSRNVGPNIDAWSDFQPLGIVAGITPFNFPAMVPLWMYPLAIVCGNCFILKPSERDPSSTLLIAQLLLEAGLPKGVMSVVHGDKTAVDALIEAPEVKALSFVGSTPIAEYIYAEGTKRGKRVQALGGAKNHAVLMPDADLDNAVSALMGAAYGSCGERCMAISVAVCVGDQVADALVAKLVPQIKALKIGAGTSCGLDMGPLVTGQARDKVSGYVDDGVAAGATLVVDGRGFSVAGHEEGFFLGGCLFDNVTPEMRIYKEEIFGPVLCIVRVNSLEEAMQLINDHEYGNGTCIFTRDGEAARLFCDEIEVGMVGVNVPLPVPVAYHSFGGWKRSLFGDLHAYGPDGVRFYTRRKAITQRWPQRASHEASQFAFPSL; encoded by the coding sequence ATGAGCGTTATTCCGCATTTGATCAATGGCGAACTGGTGACCGAGAACGGTCGTGCGGTTGATGTGTTCAACCCGTCCACCGGTCAGGCTATCCACAAGCTGCCACTGGCCAGCCAGGCAACCATCCAGAAAGCCATCGATGCCGCCAAGGCTGCGTTCCCGGCGTGGCGCAACACGCCACCGGCCAAACGTGCCCAGGTGATGTTCCGCTTCAAGCAACTGCTGGAGCAGAACGAAGCACGCATCTCGCAATTGATCAGCGAAGAACATGGCAAGACCCTCGAAGACGCCGCCGGTGAATTGAAACGCGGCATCGAGAACGTCGAGTTCGCTTGCGCTGCCCCGGAAATCCTCAAGGGTGAATACAGCCGCAACGTCGGCCCGAACATCGACGCATGGTCGGACTTTCAGCCGCTGGGCATCGTTGCCGGTATCACCCCGTTCAACTTCCCGGCCATGGTGCCGCTGTGGATGTACCCACTGGCGATCGTCTGCGGTAACTGCTTTATCCTCAAACCGTCCGAACGTGATCCAAGCTCGACGCTGCTGATCGCTCAGCTGCTGCTGGAAGCCGGTCTGCCGAAAGGCGTGATGAGCGTGGTGCATGGCGACAAGACTGCCGTGGACGCGCTGATCGAAGCGCCGGAAGTCAAAGCGCTGAGCTTCGTTGGTTCGACGCCGATTGCCGAGTACATCTACGCCGAAGGCACCAAGCGCGGCAAACGCGTTCAGGCACTGGGCGGCGCGAAGAACCACGCAGTGTTGATGCCGGATGCCGATCTGGACAACGCGGTCAGCGCACTGATGGGTGCGGCCTACGGTTCGTGCGGTGAGCGCTGCATGGCGATTTCGGTTGCCGTGTGTGTTGGCGATCAAGTGGCAGATGCGCTGGTGGCCAAACTGGTTCCACAGATCAAAGCGCTGAAAATTGGTGCCGGCACTTCGTGCGGTCTGGACATGGGCCCTCTGGTAACTGGTCAGGCGCGTGACAAGGTCAGCGGTTACGTGGATGACGGCGTGGCAGCGGGCGCGACTCTGGTGGTCGACGGTCGCGGTTTCAGCGTGGCCGGTCATGAAGAAGGCTTCTTCCTCGGTGGCTGCCTGTTCGACAATGTCACCCCGGAAATGCGCATCTATAAAGAAGAGATCTTCGGCCCAGTACTGTGCATTGTTCGCGTGAACAGCCTGGAAGAGGCAATGCAGCTGATCAACGATCACGAATACGGCAACGGCACCTGCATCTTCACCCGTGACGGTGAGGCGGCGCGTCTGTTTTGTGACGAGATCGAAGTCGGCATGGTCGGTGTCAACGTGCCGCTGCCGGTGCCGGTGGCTTACCACAGCTTCGGCGGCTGGAAGCGTTCGTTGTTCGGCGACCTGCATGCCTATGGTCCGGATGGTGTGCGCTTCTATACCCGTCGCAAGGCAATCACCCAGCGCTGGCCGCAGCGCGCTAGCCATGAAGCCTCGCAGTTCGCGTTCCCTAGCTTGTAA